GTTAACCCGAAGGCTGGATGCACCTCCGCTCTAATAATTTTTTCAGGGGTTTGTGCCGCAACTTCCTCAATGTTAACACCCCCCTCTTCGCTTCCGATTAAAGTGAGTCGGGATGTTTCTCGATCAAGTAAAATGGCGAGGTAGAACTCTTTCTCTATTTCTGCAGCTTCGGCAATTAGGACTTTACGAACAAGTTTCCCTTCGGGACCGGTCTGGGGTGTCACCAGTTGCATTCCCAGAATAGCATCTGCGTGCTGTTTGACTTCGGCGGGTGAATCCGCGAGTTTGACGCCGCCGCCTTTCCCGCGCCCCCCAGCATGTATTTGTGCCTTAATAACGTATTTTGGGCAATTGAGTTCCTGTGCGATGGCTTCGGCTTCCTCTGGCGTTTCGGCGACCCTACCCGGTAGCGTATTGACACCATAGGATTCTAAGATGCGTCTGGCTTGGTATTCATGGATGTTCATCTTTTGTAAAGTTTTCCTTAAACTGCTTTGGCACTTGTAATTACTGGCGTATTATGTCTATGTATTGTCGGACTCACGCATTTAGAAATTATACTATACTTGAGAGAAAATTGCAAGTTTTTCAAGGCGATTGAGGCAGGTTTGAACAGTCTTTTGGACAAACTGCTCAAGATAGGCAAAGAGGAGACGCTGTCCGATAGAGGGTTGCAGAAATTATATCAGATTTCAGTGTGAAAGTCTATAAAATACAATCTTCTTTCCTTACTAAACTTTGGACAATTTTTTTTAAGAATACACATATCGCCCCGCTGGGGCTTGCCTGGTGTAGGGTATGGCGTTTCTATAAACATATCGCCCCGCTGGGGCTTGCCTTTGGGGCCTCCGAGTTTATTTTTTCAGAGTTGGGTATGTGTGAGAACCCTCGAGAAAAATCAGACATACCTTGAAAACAAGGTATGAACCTGACCGAAATTGTCCAAACTATTATTTCCTTAGAACAGATTTGTTATCTTCAAGGCGATTGAGGAGGGTTTGAATAGACTCCTGAAAGACTGGGTGGACGAGGTTCGGCGCGATCTCCGCTAACGGGACCAACACGAAACCGCGGAGATGCATCTCCGGGTGCGGAATGACGAGTTTCTCTGTTTGGACGCACAAATCCCCATAGATTAATATGTCCAAGTCAATCTCTCTCGGTCCCCAACGGATACGGTGTTTTCTGCCAATAGTGGTCTCAATGTCTTTTAAGGTATGTAGCAAAGAGAGGGGAGAAAGGGAGGTTTGGATGGCAGCGACACCGTTCAGAAACTGTGCTTGTGCTTCATAACCAACGGGGTCAGTTGTGTAGATGGAGGAAATCTTTTTTAAGGTGATTCCCTCTGTTTTTGATAGCGCACGGATGGCATTTTGGATATGTGCAAGTCGGTCGCCGATGTTACTTCCAAAACCAATATAGGCTACGTGCATAGTCGCAGGCATACCCCGTTATGCCGGATCATAAATTTGCTGGGTGCTCGTTAAAAATGCCTCAAGGTTTCTACCAATCGTTGGATGTGGAAGCGGTTTATTTGCTTTCTGTGTATCTGCCAACAATTCGTTGACAATTTCACATAATACCATTTCTAAAAGTTTATATCGCATTAACCGCACCTGAGTGCACAGAGTCTTTGCGAATGCCACACGCGCATTCGCCAGTCTATGCTACAAGCAAGCACAAACTAAAAGTTTATGCTACAATTTCAATCAGAAATGGTATAAGTGTTGGTAAACTCCTATTTCATTATCGCCGTGGCAACATGGCCCAATGATTCCCGGACAATACCCGATGAAACATTCGTCCTCGTCTGACCATTCGACGATCTTAATGTATTTTGCACTTTCACTCATCTGTCTAATCTGAAAATTTTCGGATGGCGATAGAGGTGTTGTGTCCACCGAAACCGAACGCATTAGAGAGTGCGATATCAATCGTTGCATCGCGACTTTCGTTTGGAACATAGTCCAAGTCGCAGGCTTCGTCCGGCATATCGTAGTTGATCGTTGGTGGTAAGAAGCCTTTTTCCATCGCGCCTAAGCAGGCGATGAGTTCTACGGCACCCGCTGCACCGAGCAGATGGCCAATCATGGATTTGGTAGAACTGACAGGAATTTTGTAGGCGTGTTCGCCGAAGAGGGTTTTAACGGCGTTTGTTTCGGCAATATCGCCAATCGGTGTTGAAGTGCCGTGGGCGTTGATATAATCGACGACATCCAGTGGTAAGTTGGCATCTCGGAGTGCAAATTCCATTGCTTTCACTGCCCCCTCACCGTTTTCGGGGGGACTTACCATATCGTGCGCATCCGAGGTCATTCCGTAGCCGACCATTTCGGCGTAGATATAAGCACCACGCTTTTTAGCGTGTGAGAGCGATTCAAGAATCAGGACCCCCGCACCATCGCCCATGACAAAGCCATCCCGGTCCTTTGTAAACGGGCGCGAGGCGCGTTCAGGTTCATGATTTCGAGCAGACATAGCACGCATTGAACAGAACCCAGCAAACGCTAAAGGCGTAATTGCCGATTCCGTTCCACCCGTAAACATGACATCTGCTTCACCCCGTTGAATGATACGAAACGAATCACCCATAGAGTGGTTCGCACTTGCGCAGGCAGTGACGGACGTAGAATTAGGACCCTTGAGGTTAAAATGGATTGAGACCTGCCCTGCCGCCATGTTAATAATCATATAGGGGACAAGGAATGGACTCACGCGCTTCGCTCCTCTTTCAGCGAGGATTTTAGCGTTATCTTCAAGGACACCGATGCCGCCAATCCCTGAAC
Above is a window of Candidatus Poribacteria bacterium DNA encoding:
- the folK gene encoding 2-amino-4-hydroxy-6-hydroxymethyldihydropteridine diphosphokinase, with translation MHVAYIGFGSNIGDRLAHIQNAIRALSKTEGITLKKISSIYTTDPVGYEAQAQFLNGVAAIQTSLSPLSLLHTLKDIETTIGRKHRIRWGPREIDLDILIYGDLCVQTEKLVIPHPEMHLRGFVLVPLAEIAPNLVHPVFQESIQTLLNRLEDNKSVLRK
- the fabF gene encoding beta-ketoacyl-ACP synthase II, giving the protein MERVVITGIGVVNAIGNTKEEYWDALAIGKNGIGPLTYFDASEHRTQIAGEVKNFQAEQYLDRRAASRLPLFIQYALAASIMAHEDAGLELDTVDPYRAGVQMGSGIGGIGVLEDNAKILAERGAKRVSPFLVPYMIINMAAGQVSIHFNLKGPNSTSVTACASANHSMGDSFRIIQRGEADVMFTGGTESAITPLAFAGFCSMRAMSARNHEPERASRPFTKDRDGFVMGDGAGVLILESLSHAKKRGAYIYAEMVGYGMTSDAHDMVSPPENGEGAVKAMEFALRDANLPLDVVDYINAHGTSTPIGDIAETNAVKTLFGEHAYKIPVSSTKSMIGHLLGAAGAVELIACLGAMEKGFLPPTINYDMPDEACDLDYVPNESRDATIDIALSNAFGFGGHNTSIAIRKFSD